The window CATGGAAAACAAAAATCAAGAAAATAAACCTGAGGATAATAAAGAGAAAAAAGCTTCGTCGGAAGAAAAGGCAACTTTTGATTCTAATGGAAAGGGTGAGTCAGAAAAATTTGGACAGGCAGGTTCAACGCCTAATGAATCTGGCGAAGAAGATGGTGTGGGGACTGTAAATAAAGATACAAAATAACAATATGAGAGATGAGATTTACTTATCTCTCATAAATACTCATTTTTTCAGCAAGTTCAATTATGCTCTTAATTTTCAATTTTTGAAAAAGCCTTAATTTATAAGTACTTACTGTTCCCATTTGAAGGTGAAGTTGGTTTGAAATTTCCAATACCCCTATACCTTTCGTTAGCAGCTCGGCAACTTCTAATTCTCTACCAGAAAGTTTTGTGAAAGGATTATCAACGTCGTTTCCTAAAATACTATTGAACATATTCTCTTTTACATTTCTGCTCGAATAACGGCTTCCAGCTAATATAGTGGTGATTGCCGTAACGATTTCTGACTCTTCGGCATTTTTAGTTAAATAACCTGAAGCACCAGATTTTAAATAAGGTACGGCGTAAATGTTTTCATTTAAGGATGAAAACACTAATATTTTAGCATTTGGCTGAACCAATTTAATTTGATCAATAACTTTTAAATTGTTTCCTCCAGGTAAGTTAACATCAATGATTACCAAATTTGGTGATTTCTCAATTTCTACCAAAGCCTTTTCTAAAGATGACGCTTCAATAATTTGAACACCTCCCCAAAAATCCGAAATTAAGCTTTTAAGTCCACGACGAATAATTTCGTGGTCATCTGCAATAAGGACAGTAAAAGAACTTACAGTATTTTTCGTTTTCATTGTATATAAAATATGCGGCAATGTAGTAAAAGTTATTTAAATCTACAGGAAAGCAGTCTTTTTTTAGCCTCACCTTGTAAACTTTATTATACACATTTCTCTATTCTATACATTAACTGTATTTAAAAGGCTATCAATTGTTACTTTGTGAAAATCAAAATAATTGTTTTAAATGTTAGTATGCACACATCTTGAAATTTTAGTCATAAAAATTCATTCAAAATCTATATTCGAATAATGTTGATAGCAAACGTGAAGACAGCATAAATGAACCGTTGGAAAGTGAACAAAAATATATAAGTTATCATACGGGCTTACCCCTAGATAAATTAATAGCCATTAATTACAGAAAATTTAACTTTGAAATAGTTGTTTAGATTTTGGCTCTTATCCTACTTAAGGTTTCTAAACGAACACCAAGAAAAGAGGCAATATGTTTTAACGAAACACGGTTAATGAGTTGGGGAAAGGAAATTAAAAATCTTTTATACCTTTTTTCTGCAGACGAAATCCTACATAGAAAAGCCCTTTCTTCTGCAGACCGATAATGCATTTCCATCATTTTTCTACCTACAACATTGGCTTCAGGAAAGTTTTCATAAAGATATTCCGTCAATATGTGCGGTATTGCAATCAAATCAACATCTTCTAAAGCTTGTAAATATTCGTCAGAATCGCCTTCTGTCCAAAGGTTTCTAATGGTACCAACAATTTCGTTTTCTTTTGATATCCAGGTAGTTATTTCTGCGTTACCTTCTTTAACAAACCCTCGCACCACACCTTTTATAATAAGAAAAAGATATTTATTGCGATCTATAGGAGAAACCAGATATTTATTTTTTTTGTAAGATACAGGGAAAGTATGTTGATTGATTCTCCTTTCGATTTCCTCGTTTAATGGATGAAATTTTTTGAAAATTGATATCAGGGGAGAAAAATTATTATATTTCTTCCACCTATCTTCATCAGACAAATTTACTGCGATCATTTATTTTCTGTAAGGATAGATTTTAATACTAAGCAATTGTAACATTACGTTGTAATTAGTGTAATAATAAGAAGATAGATTTAAAAAAAGAATTTTTTCTTAACATTCTTTTTTTATCCTATTATAATTGTTTTTCTACACCTAAACCAAACAGGGCAAAATCATATTTAACTGGGTCGTTAACATCAAATTGCTTTAACTGTTCGGTAAGTTCTAAAGCAGTAAGCCAATCCGTTTGCTTCCTTTTTATTAAATTAAGTAACCTTGCAACACGATCTACATGAACATCGCAAGGACAAATTAAATCTGTCGCATTTATTTTGTTCCAAATTCCAAAATCAACACCGTTATTATCTTTTCTAACCATCCATCGTAAAAACATATTTAAACGTTTGCAAGTAGATTTCTGACTTGGAGAGGAAATGTGCTTCTTTGTTCGATGTGGAAAATCTTCCAAAGAAAAAAAATATCGCCTGAAATGATTTAAGGAATCTTCAACGCTAACTTTTGGAAACTTTGACTGCGTTTTATTGCTTTCAAAAGGGCTCGGAAGAAATGCCTCTTCTAAACTATTAGAAGTGCTATAATGATGTTTAAAAAATGAAGTAAAATATAGTAAATCGGTATCGTTAAAAGTTCTATGTTTAAATTGAAGCAGGTTTTTTAAATCATTATCATTATGGTTTAACATAAAATCGAAAGGAGAATTGTCCATTCGCTCCATTAATTCACGACATTTATTGATAATAGTTTTCCGCTGTCCCCATGCTAATATTGCAGCGAAAAAACCCGCTATCTCAATATCCTGCTTCTTCTTGAATAAATGAGGAATGCATATTGGATCATTTGTAATAAAATCCGGTCGGTTATATTGGTCTACCTTTAAATCGAGAAAATTTTTGAGCTCTAAAAAATCCATTATTATAACTAAAAATCATCCGATGAAATAATTAACTCATCGAATGATTTATTGTATTACTGCGAAAAAAAAAATTTCGCGTGAAAAGAGTAAATTACTTCAAAGCGTTTTCTAAATCTTCAAGTAAATCTTCCACATCTTCTACGCCTACACTTAAACGTAACAAATTATCTGTTACCCCAACTTTCTCTCTCTCTTCTTTTGGAATTGATCCATGCGTCATTGAAGCAGGGTGATTAATTAAAGACTCAACACCACCTAGCGATTCTGCCAAGGTAAACACTTTAAAATTCGATGATATTCTGAAAGTTTCTTGCAAATCAGCATCTTTTAATGAAATTGAAATCATTCCACCAAAGCCACGCATTTGCTTCTTAGCAACATCATAATTAGGATGATCTTCAAATCCAGGCCAATAAATTTTATCAATTTTAGGATGCTTCTTTAAATAATGAGCAATCTTTTCGCCATTTTCACAATGTGCTTTCATTCTTAAATGAAGCGTTTTTATTCCCCTTAAAACTAAGAAGCAATCTTGCGGACCAGGTGTGGCGCCGCATGCGTTGTATATAAACCAAAGGTCCTTATAAAGTTGTTCATCACTAGTAACCAAGGCCCCCATAACTACATCAGAGTGGCCGCCGATATATTTTGTAACCGAATGCATTACAATATCTGCACCTAAATCAATTGGATTTTGCAAATATGGAGATGCGAAGGTATTATCAACTGCAAGTATCAGATTTTTTTCTTTCGTTATTTTAGCTATTCCTTCAATGTCAACGATTTGCATGGTAGGATTAGTAGGCGTTTCAATCCATACTAACTTCGTTTTGTCATTAAGATATGGCAATACATTTTCTGGTTTGGATAAGTCAAGAAAATGAAACTTTATCCCGTATTTGGAAAATATTTTTGTAAAAATTCGATAAGAACCGCCGTATAAATCATTACCTGTAATTACTTCATCGCCAGGTGATAAAAGTTTTAATACCGCGTCGGTAGCGCCCATACCGCTAGAAAATGCCAATCCGTATTTTGCATTTTCTAAAGCAGCTAAACAATCTTCAAGTGCTTTTCTAGTTGGGTTTGTTCCTCTAGAATACTCATATCCTTTATTATCGCCAGGCGATTTTTGCCAGTACGTAGATGTTTGATAAATGGGTGTCATTACAGCACCTGTTGTTGGATCTGGTTCCTGACCAGCATGTATAGCTTTTGTTGCGAATTTCATTTTTAAGAAATTGTATTAGGATAAATGTACAAAGTATCAGGGCGGGATTTAAAAACCTCAATTCTGATACTATTTTTAATAATTATTGTTAAAATCAAGCCTTCAAAGTCACGATTTATTAATATGCTCTTGCGAACAATACCCTTTGAACAGACGGTTGGCCAGAATAAATACAAACACCATCTTCAAGTGCATTATCCAATGGTATACAACGAATAGTCGCTTTTGTCTCCTCTTTTATCTTTTGCTCCGTTTCTGGCGTTCCGTCCCAATGAGCAGATATAAAACCAGCTTTGCCATCTAACAACTCTTTAAATTCTTCGTAACTATTTGCTTTTGTAATGTGATCATCCCTAAATGCTAATGCTTTATTATACATGCAGGTTTGAATATCTTCCAATAATTTCACGATATAAATATCCAAGCCTTCTTGAGGAATGGTTTGCTTTAATTTTGTATCACGACGAGCAACTTCAACAGTTTTATTTTCTAAATCACGGCCACCAATAGCGATACGAATAGGCACACCTTTTAATTCATAATCTGCAAATTTAAACCCCGGACGCTGCGTATCTCTATTATCATATTTCACGGAAATGTCGAAACCTTTTAAACGCATTGAAAGTTCGTTTACATAGGCGGTGATATTTGCTAAATCTTCATCATTTCTATAAATAGGAATAATGACTACCTGAATTGGCGCCAATTTTGGTGGAATAATTAAGCCAGAATCATCACTATGTGCCATAACTAAAGCGCCCATTAAACGGGTTGATACGCCCCATGATGAAGCCCAAACATGTTCCAATTTACCCTCTTTACTCGTAAACTTAACATCAAAAGCCTTGGCAAAATTTTGTCCTAAAAAGTGCGATGTACCTGCTTGAAGCGCTTTACCATCTTGCATTAATGCTTCGATACAATAAGTATCTAAAGCGCCTGCAAAGCGCTCATTAGCAGTTTTTTTTCCTCTAATTACAGGAACTGCTAACCAGTTTTCGGCAAAATCAGCATAAACATGCAACATGCGTTCAGTTTCTTCAATTGCTTCTTGCGAAGTTGCGTGAGCGGTATGCCCCTCCTGCCATAAAAATTCTGCAGTACGTAAAAACAAACGAGTCCGCATTTCCCAACGAACAACATTTGCCCATTGATTAATCAAAAGTGGTAAATCTCGGTAAGACTGAATCCAACCCTTATAAGTGTTCCAAATAATAGTTTCTGACGTAGGGCGAACGATTAATTCTTCTTCTAATTTTGCCGTTTCATCAACCACAATATTTCCATTGCCATCGTTTTTTAAACGATAATGTGTCACAACTGCACATTCAGTGGCAAAGCCTTCAACATGAGAAGCTTCTTTAGAAAAAAATGACTTAGGAATGAACAAAGGAAAATAGGCATTGCTATGACCTGTATCTTTAAACATCTTATCTAGAACGGCTTGCATTTTTTCCCATATAGCATAGCCATTTGGCTTGATTACCATGCAACCACGCACTGCAGAGTGTTCTGCTAAATCTGCCTTGATCACAATATCATTATACCATTGGGAATAATCTGATTCTCTACTTGTAATTTCTTTGCTCATATTATGTATTTGGAACGTAATTTGTATGTTAAATAATGTAAACTTCAGCAACAAATTTATAAATTTATGCCTACAAAACGATTAGTAATAGTTGGCATTAAATTTTTAAACACAAATTTGACTATTAAACGAAGTTTGAATCTGTTTTATTCATTAAACACACAACTAAATATAAACACAATGAAACCAATTAAAATTTTTCCCATGATACTGATTGCCGCCGCAGGGTTGGTGGCATCATGCTCGACAACAAAATTAGCCACATCTAGGGCTGATGATGATGTTTATAATTCTGTAGCTAAAGCACGTGAGATTGAATACGCACCTGCACAAACTCAAGCACAACAATATCAGGCGCCAAATCAAGAAGATGGCGGCGATGAATATTATGGAACAAGTAACCCATATTATGACATGGATTATTCATCTAGAATAAATCGTTTCTACAATGGTAATAGTTGGCAAGGATACTATGATCCTTACTTTGATAATTCTTACTATAACAATAATTATTTAGGCTACGGAATGGGTGCCTACAATGGTTATGGCTTAGGATGGAATAATGGATTTGGATTTAATAGCGGTTTTGGCTTTAACAGCGGTTTCGGCTATGGCGGTGGATTTGGATACGGTTTCGGCGGTGGCTTTGGAAATGGCTGGAATGCTTGGGGTCCATATTCTTATTATGATCGTTTCGGTTGGGGCGGTGGCGGCTTCTATGGCGGCGGTTACGGATACGGCGGCGGATTTTATGGTGGAGGTGTTTACACTAATGCTAATAACAGACCAAGACCAGGAAGTAATGACAGAGGTGTACCAAGATCTAACGGAGGTTCGGGTATGGTAAATTCTGGCAGACCAAGTAGATCCGGTGTCGTAGGTCAAAATGGCGTTAGCAGACAAGATTATGCGCCAAATAATAATAACGTAGGTAGACCAACAAGGAACGTACAACAAGGTACTGCAGGATATGCACAACCGAGAGGAACACAATCTGTTAGACCAACAAGGAACGAAAATTATACCCCTCAACAACCTCAAAGAACTGAAAGCAGACCAACTTATTCACCTCCACCATCAGGCGGTGGAAATAGTGGTGGCGGATCAAACGGTGGCGGCGGCGGCGGCGGCGGTGGCTCAAGACCATCAAGAGCAGGAAGAGGTTAATTAAACGAAACACATTAAATGAAAAAATATATTTTAGCATCTATAGTGGCTACAGTAGCCACTATTGGAACATCTTATGCCCAAAGTTACGCACCAGATGCATTCCGTTTTTCTCAAACTAATTATGGAAGTTCCGCCAGATTTAAAGGAATGGGCGGTGCACAGATTGGAGTTGGCGGTGATATTGGTTCCATTAGTTCAAATCCAGCTGGTTTAGGTTTATTTACTAAATCAGAATTTAATATTACACCCGAATTTAATAGCGTTTCAAACGAAAGCTCTTATCTAGGAAATAAAACTAAATCGAATAAAAGTCAAATCAACTTGAATAATATTGGAGTTGTGTTTTATAATCCAGCAGAGAAATTAAAGGGAGCTGATGTTAATAAAGGTTTAGTTAGTACAGTATTCGGCGTTAGCTACACCAGAAATAATGATTTTCTAAATAATATTGATTACAACGGAACCAATTCTAATAGTTCAATTCGGGATTCTTATGCGGAACAGGCTAATAGTAATGGCATCGATAATAATGTAGCTGGTGATGCTTACGACAGTTATTTGATCAATAGAAATGCGACAAATTATCCGAACGGTTTTTCTGCAGAGCCTTATAATAATGCAAGTTTTAAACAAAACTGGAACGAAACAAGATTAGGTTCTACCTCTGAATTTAATGTTGCTGGCGCTTTAAATTTTGAAAATAAATTGTATTTGGGTGCTACTGCTAGTTTTGTAAATGTTAAATATACTAGCGATGCTAATTTCAACGAGTCTGGTATTGTTAATTCTTTTGATGATCAGAAGCTTATTCCAGGATATACCGGAAATGAAAACTATAATCTAACGCACTACAGATATCAAGAAACTAAAGGTGGTGGTTTTAATTTAAAATTAGGAATGATTTTTAGACCAGTTAGTGAACTTAGAATTGGTGTAAACTTCCAAACGCCAACTTGGATGAATATTCAGGATAATACCAGTGAAACATTACAAGCTCAACTTGCTGGAAACGCTACCAATTCGCCATCAACATCTAATAATCCTACACGAAATTATTCTTTCAGTTATAATTTACGTACGCCACTTAAAGCTTCGGCTGGTGTAAGTTATGTTATTGGCGGTAGAGCTTTAATATCTGCTGATGTTGATTATATTGATTACGCATCGATGAGTTTTGGCGCAGATAATAGTTCTGATCCAAGCACTATCAATGATAACAATGCGTTTGTAAAAGCATCATACAAAGAAGCTTTAAATTATAGAGTTGGTGCCGAGGTTAAAGTAAGTAATGAAGTTAGCTTAAGAGGTGGTTACGGATTAAATGGGAATGGAATAAAAGGCGGTGATAACTCTTTTTATCAAGGTCAATATTATACTGCAGGACTTGGATATCGTATAGATAACTATTATTTCGATGTAGCTTATCAAAACTATCAAACTAATTTCAACTCTAGTCCTTATTTACTTAATGATTATTCAGAACCAGTTGCTGATGTAAAGAGCAATAGAAATAATGTATTTTTAACTTTCGGAGTAAGGTTTTAATATCTACTTAACTTTTTTAAAGTCCCGATCATATCATATATGTTCGGGACTTTTTTATTGCCGTTTAATATTGACTAACTTCTCGCCGTAAACCACTCCTTTTTCTGTTATACCTTGAATAACAATTTTAAATTCTCCTGTTAAATCTCCGGAAGTAAAAGTTAAAGAATTTTGCACATTTTTATTAATGATATATTGATAATTCCAGTAGGTTGTAGCAAAATCTATAGGTTCATTTTTGTTTTTGATATCAGCAACATAGAATTCTTTCGGATATGAGATTCCATGCAAAATGAAAATATTTGGTTTATCAGCTTGATCTAAACAGCCTTGATAAATAGTTCTGCTCCCATTCGAAATATAGGATCTTCCACTTACAGGCATGGTACCCGATGAGTGGTTAGGACAATTTAAGATTCCATACTGACAAACATAATCTCCGCATGCGTTTCTACCAAAAGCGGCAAAACCGACGTTGTTGTCTTTAGATTTTTTAATAGTAACCTCATTAAGTCTTATTCCTGATAATGATGTAATGTCTTCAATTTCTGGTGCTAAAATGCCCATTTTACCAGATTTTTTTTGATAGGTTAATGTTTTAAGTGATGATTTGATTTCATCAAATGGATCATTAATTTTCACATTATAGGCATAAAAATTCTTACTGCTTAAACTAAGCCAAACTGCACTTTTTGGTTCAATTAAAAGTGCTTGATACGGTAAAATAAATTTCCCTGTACTATCTGTATTTAAAGAATTGATATTATTTACAGCGATTGTGTTTACCCCCAGTGGTGCTTTTAAAGCTTTTTTGCCTTTAGTTATATGACCAGAATATTCGAATTGTGTAGTAACATTATTTAATTTATAAACATCTTTTTCTTCAGGCCACTTGAACTTTCTCCAACCTTTAATTAATAATATATCCTCTAAAAAGAGTTTATCGTCATATTTTATACCGGAAGGATTTGGAGGTAATTCACCAATATCATTTTCTAAATAGGCATAATCTACTATATTCATTTTATCTGCAACAGACAACCTGTTAGATTGAACAAATGCAACGGAAACAATTCCTTTTAACTCGCTTTGATTTTTATCAAAAATCTTCAATTTGAGCTGTATACTATCTCTAGTTGAATATTCAGTTTTATCTGTTGAAATATCAATGCGATTAATATCATCATAATGAGCAAAAAAAATACGTTCAGCAACAGGCCTGTACAAACTATCCAGCAGCGTAATTGTGTTAATGCCTTTAGGTACAGAATCTAGTTTTAATGATACCTTTAAAGGCTTGTTCTGTTTTAAAACCAAATCAGAAGAGAGGTAAATATCTTGATAATTATGAACAATTAAATGTGCTTTACTATTTAAGTTGCCCTCCACGAACATAATAATTTCATTATTTCCAACTGCAGCGTTTAATTTAATATTTATTCCCTTAATTAGATGCGCAGGTAAGGGATAATTTCCAATCATTTTACCTTCCTTCAGTAACCTTACAGCATATTTTACATTCAATTCTGGCTTAATTAAAAAGCTGCCAAGCCCCGTGGAATTGGTAATAATTGTATCTAAAATTTTTCCATCGCCAAATAAAACAGCCCTAGCACTAATCGCCGCACCTTGCTCATCCTTAACCTCCCACCCTACTCTATTTTGAATATTTGAAATTAAGTAGCCGCCCTCTGGATAAAAATTAACTTTATATTCTTTACCAAGTGGAATCTCAAATTGCTCAAACCTTATATGCTTATCTTTTTTAACAGTAACAGTTAATAAATTATTTTCTTTGTTAATCTTTGCCACAGGATAATCAATCATTATTTCACCTATGATACTGGTTTTTGCTTTTCCAGTCTTAACAAATTTAGAATTTCTGCCTATTGTATAATTTACTGCAGCGTCAGGAACAAAGCGATTGTTGCTTGTAATTGCTCTTAAAAGAACAGTTCCATTTCCTGTTTGCCCATCATT is drawn from Pedobacter mucosus and contains these coding sequences:
- a CDS encoding response regulator, with protein sequence MKTKNTVSSFTVLIADDHEIIRRGLKSLISDFWGGVQIIEASSLEKALVEIEKSPNLVIIDVNLPGGNNLKVIDQIKLVQPNAKILVFSSLNENIYAVPYLKSGASGYLTKNAEESEIVTAITTILAGSRYSSRNVKENMFNSILGNDVDNPFTKLSGRELEVAELLTKGIGVLEISNQLHLQMGTVSTYKLRLFQKLKIKSIIELAEKMSIYER
- a CDS encoding Crp/Fnr family transcriptional regulator; protein product: MIAVNLSDEDRWKKYNNFSPLISIFKKFHPLNEEIERRINQHTFPVSYKKNKYLVSPIDRNKYLFLIIKGVVRGFVKEGNAEITTWISKENEIVGTIRNLWTEGDSDEYLQALEDVDLIAIPHILTEYLYENFPEANVVGRKMMEMHYRSAEERAFLCRISSAEKRYKRFLISFPQLINRVSLKHIASFLGVRLETLSRIRAKI
- a CDS encoding TIGR02757 family protein, with the translated sequence MDFLELKNFLDLKVDQYNRPDFITNDPICIPHLFKKKQDIEIAGFFAAILAWGQRKTIINKCRELMERMDNSPFDFMLNHNDNDLKNLLQFKHRTFNDTDLLYFTSFFKHHYSTSNSLEEAFLPSPFESNKTQSKFPKVSVEDSLNHFRRYFFSLEDFPHRTKKHISSPSQKSTCKRLNMFLRWMVRKDNNGVDFGIWNKINATDLICPCDVHVDRVARLLNLIKRKQTDWLTALELTEQLKQFDVNDPVKYDFALFGLGVEKQL
- a CDS encoding cystathionine gamma-synthase translates to MKFATKAIHAGQEPDPTTGAVMTPIYQTSTYWQKSPGDNKGYEYSRGTNPTRKALEDCLAALENAKYGLAFSSGMGATDAVLKLLSPGDEVITGNDLYGGSYRIFTKIFSKYGIKFHFLDLSKPENVLPYLNDKTKLVWIETPTNPTMQIVDIEGIAKITKEKNLILAVDNTFASPYLQNPIDLGADIVMHSVTKYIGGHSDVVMGALVTSDEQLYKDLWFIYNACGATPGPQDCFLVLRGIKTLHLRMKAHCENGEKIAHYLKKHPKIDKIYWPGFEDHPNYDVAKKQMRGFGGMISISLKDADLQETFRISSNFKVFTLAESLGGVESLINHPASMTHGSIPKEEREKVGVTDNLLRLSVGVEDVEDLLEDLENALK
- the proS gene encoding proline--tRNA ligase, whose translation is MSKEITSRESDYSQWYNDIVIKADLAEHSAVRGCMVIKPNGYAIWEKMQAVLDKMFKDTGHSNAYFPLFIPKSFFSKEASHVEGFATECAVVTHYRLKNDGNGNIVVDETAKLEEELIVRPTSETIIWNTYKGWIQSYRDLPLLINQWANVVRWEMRTRLFLRTAEFLWQEGHTAHATSQEAIEETERMLHVYADFAENWLAVPVIRGKKTANERFAGALDTYCIEALMQDGKALQAGTSHFLGQNFAKAFDVKFTSKEGKLEHVWASSWGVSTRLMGALVMAHSDDSGLIIPPKLAPIQVVIIPIYRNDEDLANITAYVNELSMRLKGFDISVKYDNRDTQRPGFKFADYELKGVPIRIAIGGRDLENKTVEVARRDTKLKQTIPQEGLDIYIVKLLEDIQTCMYNKALAFRDDHITKANSYEEFKELLDGKAGFISAHWDGTPETEQKIKEETKATIRCIPLDNALEDGVCIYSGQPSVQRVLFARAY
- a CDS encoding OmpP1/FadL family transporter, which translates into the protein MKKYILASIVATVATIGTSYAQSYAPDAFRFSQTNYGSSARFKGMGGAQIGVGGDIGSISSNPAGLGLFTKSEFNITPEFNSVSNESSYLGNKTKSNKSQINLNNIGVVFYNPAEKLKGADVNKGLVSTVFGVSYTRNNDFLNNIDYNGTNSNSSIRDSYAEQANSNGIDNNVAGDAYDSYLINRNATNYPNGFSAEPYNNASFKQNWNETRLGSTSEFNVAGALNFENKLYLGATASFVNVKYTSDANFNESGIVNSFDDQKLIPGYTGNENYNLTHYRYQETKGGGFNLKLGMIFRPVSELRIGVNFQTPTWMNIQDNTSETLQAQLAGNATNSPSTSNNPTRNYSFSYNLRTPLKASAGVSYVIGGRALISADVDYIDYASMSFGADNSSDPSTINDNNAFVKASYKEALNYRVGAEVKVSNEVSLRGGYGLNGNGIKGGDNSFYQGQYYTAGLGYRIDNYYFDVAYQNYQTNFNSSPYLLNDYSEPVADVKSNRNNVFLTFGVRF